The DNA sequence GTCCGCATGCGGCGGGAGCAGGAGCTCTCCAACGTGCGGAAGATCGCCGAGACCGTGCAGCGGGTGCTGCTGCGCCCGATCCCGCGCCGGGTCCGCGACCTGTCCGTCGCCGTCTCCTACACCTCGGCGTTCGCCGAGGCCCGCATCGGCGGCGACCTGCTCGAGGTGTTCTCCACCCCGTACGGCGTGCGCGTGCTCGTCGGCGACGTGCAGGGCAAGGGGCTGGAGGCGGTGGAGACCGCGGCGTGGGTGCTGGGCGCGTTCCGGGAGGCCGTGTTCGACGAGCCCCGGCTGGCCGGGGTGAGCGCCCGGCTGGAGGCGACGGTGTCCCGGCAGCTCGCCGAGGAGGAGTTCGTCACCGCGGTGCTCGCCGAGGTGACCACGACCGGGATCCTGCTGCTCAACCACGGCCACCCGCCGCCGCTGCTGCTCCGCGCCGACGGGGAGGTCGAGTGGCTCGAAGCCCAGGAGGAGGCCCTCGCGCTCGGCCTCGCCGACCTCGGCTGGGCCCCGCCCCTGGCGCACCGCGTGCCGTTCCGGCCCGGGGACGACATCCTCTTCTACACCGACGGCGTGATCGAGGCGCGCAACGCCCGCGGCGAGTTCTACCCGCTGGTCGAGCGCGCCCGGGCCCTGATCCCCGACGACCCGTATCCCACCCTCGACGCGCTCACCGAGGACCTCATCGCCTACGTCGGGGGCCCGCTGCTCGACGACGCCGCGATGCTCCTGCTCCGCCGCCACGGCCACGGCAACGCCCACGGCCACGGGCATGGGCATGGGCACAGCCGGGCGGACTGAACGATGGGCGGCCCGGCCGTACGGTAAAGCGGTCCCGCCTCCCTACGTCCCGCCGGTGTGACATACCTCGCACTCTCGCCGCGCGCCCGCATCCGGCCGAATTCCGATCATGTCGGATCCTCCCTGACGCACGCCGGTCCCGCCGCCGGGCCGGGCGGAGCTTGGTGCCTCCTTGCCGCCACATGCCGGTATCAGGCCTTTTACCTGCTGTTTCGCGGCGTATCGTGGGGTATGCGGGGGTACCTGTATGACTGATCGTGCCGTCTGCGATGCGGGACGTGACGATATACAGCGGCTGCTGGAGCAGGCGCTGAGCCGTACCGTGCAGTCGCTCGGCGCGTACGGGGGCGGGCTCGCGCTGGTCGACCCCGACGACGAGGTGCTCACCGTCCATCTGGGGGTGGGGCTGCCGCTCGAGTACGCGACCCCGCTGCACCGCAAGCGGCTCAGCTCGGCGACGCCGGATCCGCTGCTCGAGGCGGTGCGCGAACGCAGGCTCGTGTGGATCGCCTCCAGCGAGGAGCTGGTGCGCCGCTACCCCCAGCCCGCGCGCATCCTGCCGCACCACGCGCTCGCGGTCGCCCCGATCGTCACCGGGGACACGACCTGGGGCGTGCTGCTGCTGTTCTGGCCCGCGTCGCGGCCCGCCGTGCTCGACCCGGTGGAACGGCACGCCATCGAGGCGGCGGCGGAGCGGTTCGGCCGGATGCTGCAGGGCGCCGCCGAGGCCGGATTCCGGCTGCCCCCGCCGGAGCGGCCCCGCACCCTGCCGCTGCCCCGCTACCCCACGGTGAGCGCGGCCGAATGCCAGGCCGCGGTGGACTACGTCGCCCGGCTGCCCGAGGGCGGCTGCGCGCTCGGCCTCGACGGCCGGATCGTGTTCCTCGACCCGACCGCGGCCGAGCTGCTCGGCGGCGAGGTCGGGGACCTCGTCGGCCAGAAGCCGTGGGAGGCCGTGCCGTGGCTGCGCGACCCCCGCTACGAGCAGGCGCACCGGCACGCCGTACTGCGGCAGGAGCCGGTCTCCCTCACCGCGGTGCGGCCGCCGGACCGGCCGCTGCTGTTCCAGCTCTACCCGGACCCCACCGGGGTGAGCGTGCGGATCAGCCCGATCCCGGGGGAGCGGCGCGGGCCCAACGGGGAGTCGTCGGCCACGGGCACCTTCGGTACGGCCGGCGTCACGCAGGCGGACCGGCTGCCGGGCGCGAGCATGGGGATCGACGCGGTGTACCGCATGATCGAGCTCGCCGGGGCGCTCGCGCAGGCCGCGGACGTGGCCGAGGTGATCGACTGCGCCACCGACCACTCGATGCTCGCGTTCGGCGCGAAGGGGTGCGCGATCCTCACCACCGAGTCCGGGCGGCTGCGCATCCTCAGCGACCGCGGATGGAACCCGGACATCTTTCCCATCTTCGACCATATGCCGCTCACCGCGGACGCCCCGGGGGTGGTCGCGCTCACCGCGGGGGTGCCGCTGTTCTTCGCCGACGACGAGGAGCTGGCCCGCATGTACCCGGCGCTCGGCGGGATGGACAGCGGCATGGCGGCCTGGGCGTACCTGCCCCTGGTGGTGTCGGGACGGCCGATCGGCGCCTGCGTGCTCGGCTACGAGTGGCCGCACCGGTTCAGCGAGGAGGAGCGCATCGCCCTGCTGTCGTTCAGCGCGCTGATCGCGCAGGCGCTCGAGCGGGCCCGGCTGAACGAGAGCCGCACCCGGCTCGTGCACAGCCTCCAGGTGGGGCTGCTGCCGCCCAGCCTGCCCGCGGTGCCCGGGATCGAGCTCACCGCCCGGTACCTGCCCGCCGGGCACGGCATGGAGATCGGCGGCGACTTCTACGACGTCATCCCGCTCGGCCCGGAGGACGTCGTCGCGTTCATCGGCGACGTGCAGGGGCACGACGCGAGCGCGGCCGCGCTCATGGGCCATTTGCGCACGGCCGTGCACGCCTACGCGCTCACCGGGGCGGATCCGGGCCAGGTGCTCGCCGACACCAACCGGCTGATCGCCGACCTCGATCCGCACCTGCTGGCGAGCTGCCTGATCGTGCGCATCGACCTCGCCGGTCTCCGGGCCCGGGTGGCGACCGCGGGCCACTACCCGCCCGTGCTGCGGCGGCCCGGCGAGGCCGCCGAGATCGCGCAGATCCCGCCCGGCCCGCTGCTCGGCGCGGCCACCCGGAGCAGCTACCCCGTGGTGGACCTCGCGCTGCCCACTGGAACGGTCCTGGTGATGTACACCGACGGCCTGGTCGAGATCCCGGCCACCGATCCCGAGCAGAACCTGGGCGGCCTCGTCGCCATGGTGGACCGCGCCGACGGCCCGCTCGAACCGCTCGCCGACGACCTGGTACGGCAGGGCTCGCCGTACGGCGGCCGCACCGACGACACCACGGTCCTGCTGCTGCGCGTCACCGCCGACCGGCGCAACGGCCACAACTGAGCCACGCCGTACGGCCGGGCCGCCCTGATGGGCGTACGCGCGATTGCCTGCAAATCTGCATGCGATCAAGAACGTAAATTCGCGATCTTGCCGCAGCGGCGTGGCTACGCTCGCGATCAGGTAACCCCACCTGTGGAGTTCGTCATGACCGGAGCAGCCACCCCCGGCGGCGAACCGCCGGAGCTGAACACGCACGTCCCGCACTCGGCCCGGGTCTGGAACTACCTGCTCGGCGGCAAGGACAACTACCCGCCGGACCGCGAGGCCGGCGAGATGATCCTGAAGAT is a window from the Thermopolyspora flexuosa genome containing:
- a CDS encoding SpoIIE family protein phosphatase; protein product: MTDRAVCDAGRDDIQRLLEQALSRTVQSLGAYGGGLALVDPDDEVLTVHLGVGLPLEYATPLHRKRLSSATPDPLLEAVRERRLVWIASSEELVRRYPQPARILPHHALAVAPIVTGDTTWGVLLLFWPASRPAVLDPVERHAIEAAAERFGRMLQGAAEAGFRLPPPERPRTLPLPRYPTVSAAECQAAVDYVARLPEGGCALGLDGRIVFLDPTAAELLGGEVGDLVGQKPWEAVPWLRDPRYEQAHRHAVLRQEPVSLTAVRPPDRPLLFQLYPDPTGVSVRISPIPGERRGPNGESSATGTFGTAGVTQADRLPGASMGIDAVYRMIELAGALAQAADVAEVIDCATDHSMLAFGAKGCAILTTESGRLRILSDRGWNPDIFPIFDHMPLTADAPGVVALTAGVPLFFADDEELARMYPALGGMDSGMAAWAYLPLVVSGRPIGACVLGYEWPHRFSEEERIALLSFSALIAQALERARLNESRTRLVHSLQVGLLPPSLPAVPGIELTARYLPAGHGMEIGGDFYDVIPLGPEDVVAFIGDVQGHDASAAALMGHLRTAVHAYALTGADPGQVLADTNRLIADLDPHLLASCLIVRIDLAGLRARVATAGHYPPVLRRPGEAAEIAQIPPGPLLGAATRSSYPVVDLALPTGTVLVMYTDGLVEIPATDPEQNLGGLVAMVDRADGPLEPLADDLVRQGSPYGGRTDDTTVLLLRVTADRRNGHN
- a CDS encoding PP2C family protein-serine/threonine phosphatase, encoding MVRYGRRLTGRPRVMAWLAALRPQAQRGRPWPETAKPPTEALVTADPPAAIPGTAATGPGGGGPWMPSHAVLRYAPYAAIALVAVIDLMAGPRLGLRPLLTLGPTFACAYGSARRTAAAGGVALAVCLLLALRDNRLTTGPTAVVVTTIAAVTAAGMLVARVRMRREQELSNVRKIAETVQRVLLRPIPRRVRDLSVAVSYTSAFAEARIGGDLLEVFSTPYGVRVLVGDVQGKGLEAVETAAWVLGAFREAVFDEPRLAGVSARLEATVSRQLAEEEFVTAVLAEVTTTGILLLNHGHPPPLLLRADGEVEWLEAQEEALALGLADLGWAPPLAHRVPFRPGDDILFYTDGVIEARNARGEFYPLVERARALIPDDPYPTLDALTEDLIAYVGGPLLDDAAMLLLRRHGHGNAHGHGHGHGHSRAD